In a single window of the Notamacropus eugenii isolate mMacEug1 chromosome 4, mMacEug1.pri_v2, whole genome shotgun sequence genome:
- the CASP14 gene encoding caspase-14, with protein sequence MSSEAEQSTDQGAYDMSDARLALTLCITKDRAGSETDVKALEHMYEVLGFKSTVRRNLPAKGFWEELEKFRDDMDRMKDPVSCCFVVLMAHGEEGILEGIDGNTIQLEELFTMLTNKNCQALRGKPKVFIVQACRGDQKDTGEVVPPEETGGTVLLSEEKPPKLPTYTDILHVFATVEGYIAYRHEEDGSFFIQTIVDVFTNMEGHILDLLTEVTRRMADAELMEGGKLRKVNPEVQSTLRKLLYLR encoded by the exons ATGAGTTCAGAAGCTGAGCAATCTACAGATCAG GGTGCTTATGACATGTCTGATGCCCGTCTGGCTTTGACCCTGTGTATCACCAAGGACCGAGCAGGCTCAGAAACAGATGTGAAAGCCCTGGAGCACATGTATGAGGTCCTGGGCTTTAAGAGCACAGTGAGGAGGAATCTTCCAGCTAAG GGTTTCTGGGAGGAGCTAGAAAAGTTCAGAGATGACATGGACCGGATGAAAGACCCAGTGAGCTGTTGTTTTGTCGTGCTCATGGCCCATGGTGAGGAAGGCATACTGGAAGGGATCGATGGCAACACCATTCAGTTGGAGGAACTCTTTACTATGCTCACTAACAAGAACTGCCAGGCCCTTCGGGGCAAGCCCAAGGTGTTCATTGTACAGGCCTGCAGAGGAG ATCAGAAAGATACTGGTGAAGTGGTTCCACCAGAAGAGACTGGAGGGACTGTCCTCTTGTCAGAAGAAAAGCCTCCCAAGCTCCCAACCTACACAGACATCCTGCATGTCTTTGCCACCGTGGAGG GATACATTGCCTATAGGCATGAGGAAGATGGTTCCTTTTTCATCCAGACCATAGTGGACGTGTTCACCAATATGGAAGGCCACATCCTAGATCTCCTGACTGAG GTGACCCGGCGCATGGCTGATGCTGAGCTGATGGAAGGAGGCAAACTTAGGAAGGTGAACCCTGAGGTCCAGAGCACTCTCCGAAAGCTGCTGTATCTCCGATAG